The Thermobifida halotolerans sequence CCTGGTCGGCGTCTTCTGCGGCGCGGTGTTCGTACGCAGACAGTACGGGCTGGCCGACCCGCTGCTGGACCTGCGTCTGCTCAACATCGGCATCTACCGCAGCGCCTTCACCCTCAGCTTGCTCGTCGGCGCCATCCAGGGCGGAACCCTTCTCCTGATCAACCTCTACCTGCAGATGGTTCTCGGCTTCTCCCCGCTGCGGGCCGGGCTCTGGCTGGTCCCCACCGCCTTCGCGATGATCGTCATGACCATGCTCGCCCCGGCCGTGGCGCGCCGGGTCCGCCCGGCCTACGTCATCATGGTCGGCCTGCTGACCTCCGCCGCGGGCTACCTGGTGCTGACCCTGATCGACAGCACCGGCGGGCTTCCCGCGCTGGTGGTCGGCGTCGCGATCATCATGGCCGGGATCGGTCCCGCCACGTCGCTGGGCTACGACATGATCCTCGGTGCCGTTCCGTCGGAGAAGGCCGGGTCCGCGTCGGCCCTCACCGAGACCGGCGGCCAGTTCGGCGTCGCCCTCGGCATCGCGGTCCTCGGCAGCGTCTCCACCGCCCTCTACCGCGCCCAGATGGCGGTCTCGCTCCCCGCCGACCTTCCCGCCGAGGCCGCGGAGGCGGCCCGCGAGGGCATCCCCGGAGCCGTGGCGGCGGCGCAGCAGCTCCCCTCGGAGCTGGGTGAGGCGCTGCTGGCGGCCGCCCGGGAGGCCTTCACCGGCGGCCTGCACACCATCGTGCTCTTCGGCTCCCTCCTGTTCGTCGCCCTCGCCGTCCTCGCGGTCACGACGCTGCGGACGGTACCGCCCAGCGGCCAGGGGCAGACCGCCCCGGACTCGGCCTCCCCCTCGGCCGCCTCGACCGCCTCCTAGAAGCGCCCCGAGGAGCGCAGACCACTCCGGTTCCCGACATCCGACACCGTGAAGGAGACAACGATGCTGATCATCGCCGGCAAGCTCTACGTGGCTCCGGAGGACCGCGACAAGTACATCGAAAGCCACGAGGACCTGCTCCAGCGCGCCCGTAAACAGCCCGGCTGCCTGGACCTGGCCATCTCGGCCGATCCGGTCGAGGCGGGCCGGGTGAACATGTTCGAGCTCTGGGAGTCGGAGGAGCACCTCGCGGCCTGGCGGGAGGTGGCGAACGCCCCGGCGCCGGTCACCGAGTTCCTGGGTGGGGACATCCAGAAGTACCAGATCAGCTCGGTGGGTCCGGTGTTCGACTAGGGCCTGTCCGACGGACCGTCTCGGGCGGGCACCGCGCCGGTGGCGCGGTGCCCGCCCGCCGTCCGCAGTCGGCCGGGGCCGCCTCCGCGCGGCGGCTCCGAGCAGAAGAGGAGGGAGCGGCCCCGGAGTGCTCCGGGGCCGCTCCCTCCTCCGTGCGCGGTCCGGTCGGCTACCGCTCCGCCTGCGCGAACTGGCCCGGCCTGCGTCCCTCTCCGGCCGGTCCCCGGTAGGCCTGGGCGATGTCCAGCCAGTGGTCGGCCTTCTCCCCGACGGCGGTGACCGCGAGGTCGTCGCGGTGGCGTCGGCGGGTCACCAGCAGGCAGAAGTCGACGGCGGGGCCGCTGACCCGCTGGGACGCGTCCTCGGGGCCGAACGCCCACACCTCTCCCGAGGGAGCGGTGATCTCGAAGCGGAACTCCTCCTCGGGAGGGGTCAGCCCGCGCGCCTGGTAGCCGAAGTCGCGGGTCAGCACCGCGAACGCGACCAGGTGGCGGAGCCGGTCAGTGTGCTCCCGCCGGACGCCGAGCGCGTCCGCGATGTCCTGGCCGTGGCCGAACAGCTCCATGATCCCGGCGCTGGCGAGCACGGCCGGAGGAATGGGGCGGACCAGCCACGGCACCACCTGGTCGGGCGGGACGGCGGCGATCGCCTCGGCCGCGGCGGCCCGCTCCGCGCGCCAGCGCTCCAGCATCCGCGCGGGCTCGTCCATGAACTGGGCGAGGCCGACGTTGACCGCCGCGTCGAAGCCCGCCTTGGCTCCGGCGGTCATCGCCTTGAACTCCTCCGGCTTGCCCGCGGCCATCGCGGCGATGCGGAAGATGAAGGTCAGGTGGGCGATCTGGTGCGCGACCGTCCATCCGGGGGCGGGGGTGGGCCTGGTCCAGGCCTCGGCGTCCAGGTCGGCGACCAGGCGGTCGACTTCGTCGCCTTCCGCGTTCAGGTCGAAGACCACGTCCTTCAGTTCTGTCACGTGCCTGTCCTCTCGCCGGGTCAGCGGTCTTGTCGGGAATTCGGAAAACAAAGGGGGCTCGTGTCCGTCGGCGCCTTTTTACGGCCGGAGCCGTAATCGCGCGTTCTCGGGAATTCCTACTCCCGAATCCGTCGGTCGGCGGCGGCGGGGACGGGGGTCGGAAATCCGGATTTCCTGTTGGGACCAGAATGGATCGTCGGTGATTTCCTGTCTTCTCCGTCTGTGCCTTCTGCGCGGCTTCGCGGATCATTCGCCGACGACGCGCAGCGCCGCCGCCAGGCTCGCCCACGAGGTGAGTTCGACCAGTTCCCGGTCCCCGGGGCCCCGGGCCCGGAAGGCGTCGACGACGCCCTGGTCGACCTGGTAGGAGGCCAGGGCCGTGAGCAGGGCGAGGCGGCCCGCCGGACGCTCGTCGGCGGCCAGGCCCGCCACCGCCTCCTCGACCCAGGCGCGGCTGAGGCCGGGCGGTCGCCCGTCCCAGTCCGCCAGGCGTCGTGCGAGGAGGGCGCGGACCGCCGGGGGGACCGAGCGCTCGCCCGCCGCGTCGACGGCGGCGGACGCCCGGGCCACGGCCCCGGCCACGTGGGGGGCGGCACGGGCCCAGGACGGCTCCGCCGCCGGAGGGGCGGCGGGCAGCAGCGCCAGGGACCGGCCCGGCTCGGGGTCCCGGCCGCGCCCGGGACGGGTCAGCCAGCCGAGGAGGCGGCGGACGCCGGGCCGCGCCGACCCGGGCGTCCCCCGCGGTAGCGGGGAGTCGGGGAGGAACACGTTGACCATGCGGTTCAGGTAGTGGAAGGTGGCCGCCACCCCGACGAACTCGGAACGCTGCGCCTCGGTGAGCGGTGTCCCCGCCTCCCGCCGCGCCGCACCGGCGCGCGCCCATTCGGCGAGGGCGCGCAGGCGCGCGTCGGCGACC is a genomic window containing:
- a CDS encoding MFS transporter, which gives rise to MDTSSQTPPVPQAGRREWLGLAVLALPTLLLSIDLSVLYLALPHLSSDLGASAVQQLWIMDIYAFMLAGFLITMGTLGDRIGRRRLLLIGAVAFGLSSVLAAYSATPEMLIAARALLGVAGATLMPSSLALITTMFKDPKQRAAAIGAWMSCLMGGMAVGPVVGGVTLEFFWWGAVFLLGVPVMLLLLVAGPLLLPESRTPETGRIDLLSVALSLAAILPIIYGIKEVAEDGWSLLAGSAILVGVFCGAVFVRRQYGLADPLLDLRLLNIGIYRSAFTLSLLVGAIQGGTLLLINLYLQMVLGFSPLRAGLWLVPTAFAMIVMTMLAPAVARRVRPAYVIMVGLLTSAAGYLVLTLIDSTGGLPALVVGVAIIMAGIGPATSLGYDMILGAVPSEKAGSASALTETGGQFGVALGIAVLGSVSTALYRAQMAVSLPADLPAEAAEAAREGIPGAVAAAQQLPSELGEALLAAAREAFTGGLHTIVLFGSLLFVALAVLAVTTLRTVPPSGQGQTAPDSASPSAASTAS
- a CDS encoding putative quinol monooxygenase, which gives rise to MLIIAGKLYVAPEDRDKYIESHEDLLQRARKQPGCLDLAISADPVEAGRVNMFELWESEEHLAAWREVANAPAPVTEFLGGDIQKYQISSVGPVFD
- a CDS encoding TIGR03084 family metal-binding protein translates to MTELKDVVFDLNAEGDEVDRLVADLDAEAWTRPTPAPGWTVAHQIAHLTFIFRIAAMAAGKPEEFKAMTAGAKAGFDAAVNVGLAQFMDEPARMLERWRAERAAAAEAIAAVPPDQVVPWLVRPIPPAVLASAGIMELFGHGQDIADALGVRREHTDRLRHLVAFAVLTRDFGYQARGLTPPEEEFRFEITAPSGEVWAFGPEDASQRVSGPAVDFCLLVTRRRHRDDLAVTAVGEKADHWLDIAQAYRGPAGEGRRPGQFAQAER
- a CDS encoding alkylhydroperoxidase produces the protein MARAVVRTALRRSLDQVRHVRVARPGAVTGLVAEVFAQMERDFGMLAPPVALHSPAPRVLAASWVMLRETLLAGGRADRAAKEAVAAAVSLGNSCPYCVEVHGATLGGLVRSPDSAAIAEGRIEEVADARLRALAEWARAGAARREAGTPLTEAQRSEFVGVAATFHYLNRMVNVFLPDSPLPRGTPGSARPGVRRLLGWLTRPGRGRDPEPGRSLALLPAAPPAAEPSWARAAPHVAGAVARASAAVDAAGERSVPPAVRALLARRLADWDGRPPGLSRAWVEEAVAGLAADERPAGRLALLTALASYQVDQGVVDAFRARGPGDRELVELTSWASLAAALRVVGE